TGTGTTAAATCCTACCTTTCTAAGATATGGTAGAAGTTCTTCAAATCTCTCTTTGTCTTGTAGCATTTCAGCAATTCGAACTGCAAATTGTGTATAGCTTTCTGTACCTTGAGAATATTTATTCATGTCTGGAAGTTCAGAAAGTTTATTAGCAAAAAGGTGACGTTGTGCATCGGTCATTTTTGAGAAAAGTTCAAGTGAAGTTGAAGTTTTAGAGGTAATCACTTTCTTTTGCTTAAATATGAATGAGAATCCTGAAATGTTACGGCCTTTTTTATGTTGCTCACATTTAACGTTAATGTCTGTGTGCTCATTAACTTGGGCAATAGCTAGATTTAACACTCGATCCTTGAAGTTTCCCATTCTAGTGTATTCATCATCGAGAACACCTATCTTTTGCCTGAACTCTGCTAGTTCAATAACAGGTGTTTGACCTGTACTACGCCAAGCAATCAATAATTCGTATAAACGTACAGCATAAGCACTACTAAGATTGCTAATTTGTTGTAGCTCATACTTTGTAAATTGTTCTTCTAAACGTGTAA
The window above is part of the Acinetobacter sp. WCHAc010034 genome. Proteins encoded here:
- the repM gene encoding replication initiation protein RepM codes for the protein MRDLVVKDNALINASYNLDLVEQRLILLAIVEARGSGKGINANDPLEVHADSYVNQFNVARQTAYQALKDACKDLFARQFSYQEINKRGNVENVLSRWVSEIRYIDDEATVKLIFAPAIVPLITRLEEQFTKYELQQISNLSSAYAVRLYELLIAWRSTGQTPVIELAEFRQKIGVLDDEYTRMGNFKDRVLNLAIAQVNEHTDINVKCEQHKKGRNISGFSFIFKQKKVITSKTSTSLELFSKMTDAQRHLFANKLSELPDMNKYSQGTESYTQFAVRIAEMLQDKERFEELLPYLRKVGFNTK